From a single Falco naumanni isolate bFalNau1 chromosome 17, bFalNau1.pat, whole genome shotgun sequence genomic region:
- the CTSE gene encoding cathepsin E: MKRLLLLAMLCFSLASSLKRVTLVRQRSLRKVMRDHGQFSHFCKAHKLDMIEYTEDCNVFKEANEPLISYLDLEYFGQISIGTPPQNFTVVFDTGSSNLWVPSIYCVSKACAAHKQFQPVQSSTYQAVGTPFSIEYGTGSLTGIIGSDQVVIEGLTVSNQQFAESVSEPGKTFLDVSFDGILGLAYPSLAVDGVTPVFDNMMAQNLVELPMFSFYLGKNPESPLGGEVIFGGFDPSRFMGTLNWVPVTQQGYWQIQLDNIQLNGTVVFCMNSCQAIVDTGTSLITGPTKDIKKLQNYIGATPVDGEYAVDCNNLGMMPDVTFTINGVPYTLAAQAYTLTDKYAGTAFCSSGFQGLDIAPPAGPFWILGDVFIRQFYSVFDRGNNRVGLAPAVP; encoded by the exons ATGAAGcgtctcctcctcctcgccatgctctgcttctccctggCCAGCAGCTTGAAAAG GGTGACCCTGGTGCGGCAGCGCTCCCTGCGGAAGGTGATGCGGGACCACGGGCAGTTCTCCCACTTCTGCAAAGCCCACAAGCTCGACATGATCGAGTACACCGAGGACTGCAACGTCTTCAAGGAGGCCAATGAGCCCCTCATCAGCTACCTGGAC CTGGAGTATTTTGGGCAGATCTCCATTGGGACCCCCCCCCAGAACTTCACCGTGGTGTTTGACACGGGCTCCTCCAACCTCTGGGTGCCATCCATCTACTGCGTCAGCAAAGCCTGTG ctgcacacAAACAGTTTCAGCCAGTCCAGTCCAGCACGTACCAGGCGGTAGGGACCCCCTTCTCCATCGAGTACGGCACCGGCAGCTTGACGGGCATCATTGGATCTGACCAAGTAGTC ATTGAGGGTCTCACCGTGAGCAACCAGCAGTTTGCAGAGAGTGTCAGCGAGCCGGGAAAAACCTTCCTGGATGTCAGTTTTGATGGGATCCTGGGGCTGGCTTACCCCTCGTTGGCTGTAGATGGGGTCACCCCCGTCTTTGACAACATGATGGCACAAAATCTGGTGGAGCTGCCCATGTTCTCCTTCTACCTGGGCAA gaaCCCCGAATCCCCCCTGGGAGGAGAGGTGATCTTTGGTGGCTTTGACCCTTCCCGCTTCATGGGGACCTTGAACTGGGTGCCGGTCACCCAGCAAGGGTACTGGCAGATCCAGCTGGACAA catcCAGCTGAACGGGACAGTGGTTTTCTGCATGAACAGCTGCCAGGCCATCGTGGACACCGGGACGTCACTCATCACAGGTCCTACCaaggatataaaaaaattgcagaactATATTGGTGCCACACCTGTGGATGGAGAG TATGCCGTGGACTGCAACAACCTCGGCATGATGCCTGACGTGACCTTCACCATCAACGGGGTCCCCTACACCCTCGCCGCCCAGGCTTACACCCTCACG GACAAGTATGCTGGCACAGCCTTCTGCAGTAGTGGCTTCCAGGGCCTGGACATCGCCCCTCCCGCCGGACCCTTCTGGATTTTGGGCGACGTTTTTATCCGTCAGTTTTACTCCGTCTTTGACCGTGGAAATAACCGGGTGGGGTTGGCCCCCGCCGTCCCGTAG